The stretch of DNA CTGAAAGGAGGGCGGTATCTTTATTGTTCTCCATGGTCACTGTTGGTGTAAGCCAAGTCTGATGTGACCAGTTAAAGGCCAGGTATATTATTGGAGAGGAGGCGAACACCATGATTAACTGCAGAGGATGGGTTAGTGCTAGGCCTTGGGTGCAAGAGAAAGTGATAAGTACTGGAAATAAGTTTTTCTTTCAAACTTTGATTAAGAACAGTCCCGAAGATTATCTGTCCTCTAAACCTGGTATTATTATATCGGTAAGCTGTGTTCTTTTCTCACAAATTAGAAAAGGAATATGTAAACTTTTGTCATTGCCCCATTCCTGTGTGTATTTCTGAACATCTTTAATGAATTTCAGAATGTGGGTTTATAAATGATGAGATTTTTGTGGAGTTGGTAAATGCTCTTGGTCAGTACAATGACGAcgacgatgatgatgatggagaTGATCCtgatgaaagagaagaaaagcagaaagatctaGAAGACCACCGAGATGGTACGTGTGGTTGTTAGTGCTTTTTGGTGGGCTTAGCCTTCTTACAACATTATAGGATGAATATTGAAAGTGAttcctttctctccttatctttgtgTAAGTCACATTTACAGTAGTATCAACCAAATTAGAACATTATTTGCAACATTTTATCCtgcccttgaacatttttgtgtttttcttggtGTTAGCAGAGGAACCAAGTTTTTTGTGGGGCATCTGAACAGTCAGCTTAAACATCACTGTAATATGACGTGCTATATGTGTGcataaaatagaaataagtaaataacctTTATATGCATTTGCCGTAAGCATGTAAATTGTGCTCTTCACTTAATATACATGGATTTAATCCTCATAAAAACTGCATAAGGTAGTTATTGTTATAACATCCATTTTGTATTCAAGGAAATAGATACAGAGAGCTTAAGTTTTTATATGAAGTTGTGCTATTGGGAGAGAGCTGGCCTCCCGAGCGCAGATGAGAACCTGTCTGTCAGTCTAGCTCGGTCTGTGTGTAACTCTGGTTACGTGTTTACTGCCCGAGTCACTTACTGTCTGCAGTCTGTAGTTGGTGTTATCTGCTTGGCATTGCCTTCGTTAAAAGATGATAGAGTAATTCGGggaaaaatttgaattttaaagatgtgtaggtttctttgtgtgtgtgtaataaaataataacctTAGTGGTGACTAGTTCAGCTTTTAATTTTAGATGCAAATTTTAGATGGTTGAGTTAATGAGGCCCAGACACGAGAAATAGTAGCAGATTTGGGATTAAAACTTAGGTTTTTGCTGCCAGAACTCTTAAACTTTTTTTATATCTGAATCTTTTGTTTAATCTATCAACAtctcataaaaacataaaatatgctACAAGTGAAATAAAAAGTTGATTTCATAGACAGTCAGCTTTGTAGAAATTCAGTTATGTGGGGACAGTTAAAGATTGAaaacttgtttcttttctctttttcctctttcgtATTTCCCCATTTAGATAAAGAAAGCCATCCACCTCGGAAATTTCCATCTGATAAAATTTTTGAAGCCATCTCCTCAATGTTTCCAGATAAGGGCACTGCAGAAGAACTGAAGGAAAAGTAAGACTTGCTCCTCCGAGACGGTCTCAGCTGAGTGCTGTCGGACTCCCCTTGTTGTTTTTTTGCAAATGGAACAGATATAGCCACTTTTTGTGTAGGATGTTGGCAAGATATTTGAAGCAGTATTTTCCCTGTGGCATTTTATGCTATAAAGCTTATTATACATGGAATAAGGACATTTATATTAATGTGCATACTCTACATAACTATGATTTAGTAGTATAGTTAGTTAGAGGAAAATGTCTCTGTATATTCGTAGAATGTTTAATACATTTGTTGCTTTATTAAAACTAATGCCCCTTTTCATGATATACCTGAATCGCTGCAGTGAATCTTAGCTTGATATACTGTATACTGTTTAATTGTCTGTAGAAGTTGATTTAGGTCAGAtatacttgtttttgttttaggcaAGATAAGCATTATTTTcagaaagcaattttttttctttcatatttgcttatatttttcttggttaatgtcaGATACAAGGAACTCACTGAGCAGCAGCTTCCAGGCGCGCTTCCTCCTGAATGTACTCCCAACATAGATGGGCCACATGCCAAATCTGTTCAGAGGGAGCAGAGCTTGCATTCATTTCACACACTCTTCTGTAGGCGATGTTTTAAATATGACTGCTTCCTACATCGTAAGTGCAATTATTGTACGTTTGCATTTTCCATCTTTGTGGAATTATCTCTTAAAGCACCTTAAAGTGATGTCATTTAATGCAGTTAGAGTTTTTCTTGCGTCTTAATAGTTAAGATTAAAAGATACGTGGAGATGTCAGGATTGTTATCTTTACATTGTTGCTTAAGGACTGTTTTGTGCACATTTAGTTTGGACTGTTGTTTTCCACTGGCTTGGAACACAGGTGTGCACAGCGTAAACGCTAAACAGTTGCTGTGTGAACTTGCTGATGGCCCAGGGCAGCATCACTGATACTGACAGAATCTGTGCGATGATGAATTGAGCAGGGATGGAAGTCGTGTCTCAGTGCCACTGCCTGGGTTTGCTTTGTCCTTTCTCCAAGTGCtgcttccatctagctccctgctgacacaatGGGAAGACGGGGAAGAcgcctgccagccacatgggagatgcccAGTGGAGTTCTGAtcgctcagcctggctcagccttggctcagtgagccagtggatggaagatctctgtctttccctctctccatcattctgcctttcaaataactatagCTATAACTATAACTGTATGTCtgttaatgtttgtttatttaaagaaatcAGCTAAAGCAGTATGATATTCTTGTTTACttagtgggttttgttttttgttactttttaatttttagccCTCTGGGTAAATTGCTCTGTACTCACAGTAACTTCAGGGATGACTCGGTAGTCTTCGGTTTGTTGCTTGAGGTATTAGAGAGTTACCAGTGTTTTATCTGAGCTGTGTTATTTCACACAGCTCTTGAAATGGTTGCCTCAAATTACGTTTTAGTTTACATaccatttaattaaaaatgtcttttgtGCTAAGAATATTGTAAATTGCATTTGAATGTCATTGTAAGGATTGGAGGCATATTTGTGTTTGAGTTATTGATAGGGTCTTTCCAGTTTGTTTATAGCTGTTGTATTTCATGTATCTTTTTGTTGTATGTATGACCCTGCAAAGTAGGATAACCACTTTTACGTCTTATTGCGAGAGTTATTTTACTGTGTTCTTCAGATATGAGTAATTTTGATGAACCTTGAACATGTTAATGATTTCATTCACGTTGGAGAGAAGGGAAATATTTGACTTTAATAGAGACAACTTTCATGGTGTCATAGGTTGCCCGCTTGTGGCTCTAAGTCCATCTTTCTTTTGGACTAGAATGAGTTTCTTCCTAATAGAACCTCAGTGAATTCTGTAGATGCTTCGTTGCTTTATGTGAACTTGACATCTACATAgtatatgtgtttttcttttgcaaaataagtagttaaaatattaaaagaaatgtcAAATGTAACACTTTGTGCTTCAggttgcccccccccccacccattGGAGATATGTAGTACCTTCTCTTAAAGGTGtagtgaggattaaatgaattaGTAAGTGTGAAATACTTGAAATAACCGGCTTTTATTAGCTATTGTTGTCTTTTAAATAGGTCATCTTTGTTGTTTACATTTCAGCAGAGAACTGCAATGCGTACAGTGAGGTCTCCTttgcccagctgcctgctgaggctccagctcaCTTCTGGCGGTCACTCTGACTTTTCTTATGTGTCCTTTCACAGTTCACCGGGAGTTGTTAATGTGTCATCTTATTCAAATGGTGCCATAATGTTccaatttttctctttcctgactTTAGATTATGAATGGTTAGGCCTGTCTGTATGATAGTATTGTACCATGGGAGGCTTTCTGAATTACCAAGTTGACCCCTTAACATGATTACTTTGGATTATTGTTTTACTGTAATAGTGAATAACATTACATGTACCTGTACCCATTTTCCACAAGTTCAAGTTTAAATGATAAACTCAGTTAGTTATATGGATATATGTTGTACACCAGCATTCAACAAACCTACAAGAAAACAAAGGTTGAGGCGGGCActgaatgaaaataagaaaagattCAGAAATATCAGGACTAGGAGTCTCTTTGTCCTTCAGTGCTCAAAAACCATGAACAACTCCCAGAGCCTGTTTTTATTGTATGTGAAAGAATCAAACATTGTTTGAATCTGAGGGTCTGTGATTATTTGTGGATTAGCAAGTACATTGAGTGATTAGTTGTTTGATTTGCTGTCCTCTTAGGTGCTGGGCAGTCTGGGTCTACGGTTAAGTGAACCACGGCTTATTGactccatggtctccttggcaactGGGCCTAGCCATAGGCATTCCATACATCCACCCTGCCCTCTGGCAGCAGGGTCCTGGCCACATGAGGCATGCTACCTCCTTAAATAGCCACAAGAAGAAAGGAACACCGTTTTTGGTCAACAAAGTGGAATCACCTATCACACAGACTATGGTCTGGTCTAAAATCATGCCTTACTGACACCTGAGTTAGGCCAAAGCTAAAGCTAGAAATCCCAGTAGGAATATGCCTATTTAAAAAACTACCAGCAAAATAAGTCTTTGTTTCCTCAGAGTCCTGCCAGTAAAATGTGTTAGCAAAGTAATTTTTATGTCTAATTGATTTTGTAaagggaaggtttttttttctttttaatatttatttttatttgaaaggcaaatttttactgaaagagagacagaggtcttccatccattggtgcactcctcacatggctgttAAACGTTACTTTAACGTTTTCATATTATTTGAGAATTTCATGTTTCAAAGACTGTTATCTTTCTGAAACCTATTTGATCTGACCCTTGTGTTTCCTTAGAAAGATGCCAGCTCTCATTAGGTTCTGAATTGAGTTTGATTTTCAAACATTACTTTTCAACAGTATGGGTTAGTGCTATTtaccttttttcaaagatttactgatttattagaaaatcagaatcagagagaaatcctctatctACTGGAAACTTTGTCCAAATGCAGTAGTGGGAAGGCTgagccagaccaggctgggagccaggagcttggtccAGGTGTCCCGTGGGTGGGaggggccgtcctctgctgacCAGCAGCGGGGCAGCAGGACATGAGCTGTCACCCGTGTGGGTGCTGTGTAAGAACAGTGCCAGCCCCGTTCTTTTTCAAATGTGTTTTAGTTATGAATCTCTTATTCTACCTTCCAACTGACAATTGattgttgattttttcttttgagatcAAGAAATTGTAGGTGTCAGAATCCTTTTGATAAAAAACTAGTGGTGTTTTAAGAAAATATCAGCTGTTTATATGGGGAACGTTAAAGACCGATTGGAAAGATAGGCTTAGTAATTCTGTGCATCGGTTCTGTTCGCaaggagaaaataagaaattggtAATAATTCTAGAACTTGCTATGTTTTCTTAGAGGAAGCTGAGCAAAAAGTACATTTGACAGCTCAACTTCAAGGAAAGTCATAACAAGTAATGTCAGAAATGTTTTAGGAAGGTTACAGTCTAATATAATTGAGTTTTCCCAGAGTacttaaaaatctgaaaagttAAATGTTTCGCAGTTGCATTAGATGTTTAATTTGCTTTGCAGCTTTTCATGCAACACCCAACACTTACAAACGAAAGAACACAGAAACAGCCCTGGACAATAAGCCTTGTGGACCACAGTGTTACCAGCATTTGGTAAGCTTTAGTGCTGCCCAGTTCCCGAGGGTGTTGGAGAGGCCTTGACCTTGGACTGTGGTGGAGGTGGTGAAGTCAGTGCCAGCGTGGTCTGTCGCTTTGACTGGCCATGGATTAGGTAGAATGTTCTTACCCATGTCATTTCTTTTATAGTCCATATACTACACTTTTAGTCCTTcattaatgttttattatttttttgtttatctgtTACCTCTTCAGTGACATTTCAAGGTCTTTAGGATCAAGGACTTTGACtgagtttgtgaatgtggagccCAGGTAGCCCACCTAgaagccaggcaggcaggaagtgtgTGCTGTGGCTCCTGCGGCCATGCGCCCTCTCTGAGTGTCAGTAGCACTGTAGTTCAGCGAAATTATAGATCCCAGGTTTGgttgttgtttcttttgttttttgtttttggttttgtttttccttttcctttttctttttttaagtgatgGAGACAAGGTAAGGGGTTAGGAAAATATGAGGTAGGAAAGTTGTTTTTTACGGGTACTATCTTATTTTTACCATTTCCCCTCTTTGAACCAAGCCACTCCTACCTAGGAACTAAATGGGTATATATTGCCTGTTGGATTTTGGACAGAAGATTCATTGAATGGCACCTGCAGAAGGTATCATATTTTTAAGCAATTTGGTTTGTGTAGAATGAAGTGTAAAAGTGTTGGCTGCTCTCAAACTTCTCCCTGCTATTTTCACTAAAAAAACCAAATTCTTGAGCACTGTTTTGTAATATTCTGTAGAAGGCAGAATTTCATTTAGCTCAGCTAGTACTTGCTGTATTCTCTGTAAGCCAGGCTCTTACTGCTGTTTGAACTTTCTGAGACTGGAGAGTTGTACCTCAGTGCAAACTGTAACCCTCGGAGAGTCCTTTTCCTCAAGTTCCTTTCATGTCTTCCTGTGATTGCTTATCCCtcacaggaaacaaacaaaaaaaaccagggtGTTTTAATAGTGAGACCAGGAGATGAGGAGCTGAagcatgtgtgtatgttttgtCTTTAAATATTACTGTAGAGGGTTACTGCTTTATCTTCACTCCGAAGGTAGGAGGTCTGAGTTAATGAACAGCATTCTTTCTGTAAAAGATGCtcctttgtatatgtgtgtgtaagcaAAAATATAGAAATAGCTATCTTTACACATAAGGAATTCATGTTGTAGCTCAGTTGTAATCAGTTTACATTTAAGACTATTGCGTGACAGTATGGTGAACGAATGTTTACCTTTCTAAAATCTTAAAgctaaatgcaaattaaaacagtatatttcaatatatatgtatttgtgatgAGTGGATCTTGTGGTAGATATCTCGACTAACTTGTTCTCatgtaatctttatttttttgcttttccgCCAAAATCATTGTAGAACTTTACACTAATGCCCGCCTTTTTCATTTTGTAGGAGGGAGCAAAGGAGTTTGCTGCTGCCCTCACAGCTGAGCGGATAAAGACCCCTCCAAAACGCCCAGGGGGTCGCAGACGGGGACGACTTCCTAATAACAGTAGCAGGCCCAGCACGCCCACCATCAATGTGCTGGAGTCCAAGGACACGGACAGTGACAGGGAAGCGGGGACCGAGACTGGGGGCGAGAACAAtgacaaagaggaagaagagaagaaagatgaaACGTCCAGCTCCTCTGGTGAGGCACACCTGAGATCTGGATTCTACCACTGGACAGTGTCGTGCTTGGGTAGTTTTCATTAACTCGTGCCCAGTTGCTACTGTCTTCTGCCCTCACCCCTACCCTGGTGAGGGATTGATAGCACGGCTTATTTTCACTCTTGGTGCcgtgtgttttctgtttttcttgagaCATCATGAAATTCAGGTCATGTGACTTAATGATCTTGATATTCTATGGTTTCTTTTGGTTAAAGAAAACTGGTGTGGATGAGATTGTCTTTTACTGATTGGATTTTAGTTCTCTATTCCTGATTAGAATACAGTTACAGCAAGTGTCTCCTGCCTTAAGGTAGGACAGTGATCTCTGCTGTGTCCCCAAGACTTGGCACCACAGGAGTGCCATCCTGCCCTCCTGCGTGGTGCTAGAGACCCACCTTCTCTGGccaccttctgccttccaggtgtaccgccagggagctagatgggaagaagtGTTCAGTGGAAATGACGTTGGCACTCTGTGCAAGCAGCCCCTCAAACCTCTGGCCCACctgaaggcagaatgacaggatgGTAGAAATAGTGCCGATACTATTTCTTGCTTCAGTTcgtttgaaaatattatttcctttctgctttgtCCTTGAATACATCCTGATTTTACTTCTTCAAACTATTTCTACATCACCATTTTTGACCGTTGTTTGCATTTTGTTACAGAAGCAAATTCTCGATGTCAGACACCAATAAAGATGAAGCCAAATATTGAAcctcctgagaatgtggagtggagTGGTGCTGAGGCCTCAATGTTTAGAGTCCTCATTGGCACTTACTATGATAATTTCTGTGCCATTGCTAGGTTGATTGGGACCAAAACATGTAGACAGGTAAGCATATCTGATAAATTTTGTTATAGGAGCTTGAAATGTAGATATAAATATGTAGTGATTGTCCAAATACAAGGATATTCTTGATGGTTGTTAAACACCTGTTCTTGTCCTGAAAAGAgttgaattttgtgttttttaaccTGAGAAAGAGTTGAGTGGAGATTATCCATCAGCGGGGTGGCAGTGGGTtttgtatatgtgctgccgaagcaagtaCACTCGTAGCAGTTTactgttctttattttaaaggtttgttttattttatttttgtttttttgaaaggcagatttagagagcaagaaggagagacagatcttccaactgctggttcactccccaaatgaccgctaTGGCCAGAACCAAACCGATTCTGAGCTGGGAGCCATAGCTTGcgccaggtctcccgtgtgggtgcagggaggacCTGGTCTTAGAGCTGctatctgctgctctcccaggccctgagcagagagctggagcagaattggagcagctgggactcaagctcatgcctgtgtgggatgtcagtgttgtagACAGTGGCTGAACTCGCTACACCACTGTGTTggcccattccttttttttttgtttgttttaaagatttatttatttatcggaAAGGCTTAGTAGCAGAAGGAGAAACATTCACAgtgctcttcctttctctggttcacaccccaagtgctgGCAccactgaggctgagccaggctggagccaggagctggaactccatctggatcctcTGAGGGTGTCAGAGACCCACGTTTCTGGGCCATCATCTGGTCCCTTCCCAGGGGTCTTAGCCGGGACTCAGACGAGATGCTCTGGTAGGGGCTGTGGCCATCCCAGGGGGCAGTCTGATTTGCTGCACGACCATTGACCCCAGCACCACTACTTTTGACCACAGTATGCCTGCAGCTACTCTCTCCTTCTTAAAGGCAGAACTGGTGATTTCTGCTGTTCtaggagacagaaatctttttaGTAAAGATGGATGTAAGAAGAATTTGCTTTAGAAAATATTGTCATGTTTGTGTGAATCTCTTCTGTCAGGTGTATGAGTTTCGAGTCAAGGAGTCGAGTGTGATTGCTCCGGTTCCCGCCGAGGACGTGGATACCCCTccgaggaagaagaagaggaaacacCGGTAGGTCTGCTGACAGCGGGGCCAGAGCAGAGGCCGCAGGCCGGGTGCCTGCTGAGGGGGGGCCACTCACTTCCTGCTGCTCCGTTAGACAGAAACTTAAAAACTGCTCTCAAAAACATTCCCTGCAATCTTGTTTCCAGTGGTAgttgctgttatttttctgtAAGAGTACAGCAGTCTTCTGAAAATGTGGAATGTTATGTGTTATATAAGTTATGATTACTGTGCTGTATATTGGTTAGCAAAATCATACTATGATTTAGTGGCTTTTGCCGTAAAGACCATCTCATTTCAGCATTTTGTTAGGAAGCATTGTGAAATGTGCTGCTGGGAGGTAGTTTTTAGGCatgtctcttttttaaagattcattttgtttgaagagaaaaagaatgcgCTTCCAAGTGGTTAACAGCAGAGaacgggccaggccaaagccagaagctgggaactcaatgtgggtctcccttgcgggtggcAGAGACCATACTGCTTGAACCAGCACATGCTGCCTTGGTGGTAGGAAGCTGTGATCAGCCGGGCACACCACTGTGGGAGAAACTGTCTTAACCACTGGCCTGCATGTCTGcctctttgtgttttattttttttaaagagaagcatAGTTGAGTGAGTAAAGGAATACCCAGATGTGTTAAAAAATTGTGGACAGGCTCTTGGTACATTTCTTTAAAGATAGAGTCAGTCTCATTCAGAACTTACAGTGTAAAGTTTTCTCTGTAAAGTTTGGTCTTAGTAGAATCTAACAAACTTTTGGTTGAATTATTTGTGTTCCTTTAGCCCAGATGGATTAGTAACATGGCTTGAAGTTAGACAGTGTAATTCTCCTCAGAATAAATGAGATACAAGATGTGTCTGCTTGTAAGTTCTGAGCATAGTGGAGCCGGTGGGCCAGCCTCCCAGCACACACCAGGCAGCCGGGCCATCAGGCTGTTGTGGAGTCGCTCTACATTGATGACCAGTGGAAGCTGGGGATCACCTGACGCTGCCAGCTGCTTGGCCTCAGGGCCCTGCTGTGTTGAGGGCACAGGTCGAGCCAGTGGGGCTGTGCTCTCTGATTTTTAGCTGTGACCATACTTCCTAGCCTTATGacaagtttgtattttttttttctttgtgtgttgtttctttttctttctttcttttgcaggTTGTGGGCAGCACACTGCAGAAAGATACAGCTGAAAAAGGGTTAGCATCTTTCCATTCAACTTCATTTGTAGCTTTAAAATGTCTTTGTGCATTTGATTTAGAATAGTGACTGGATTAGAGTTTGGGTTATTCTGATATAACTGATTTATGTATGCTGAACCTGTATCAGTGGAAGGTGTCTCTTTTATGAATGGCCAGTAAATGCTGTTTTGCAGAGACACCGAGTGGATGAAGAGAGTCTCTTGAttggaaaaaggaaaagcagtttGGAAAAGATGCACTTTGAGACTTAGTGGCAAAGATGATGAGTCTTTAGGGGTGGGGggatttttgtcttcattttgttaaCAGGACTTTGTGTAACATCCACAGGTGGTAGGAAGAGTGTACTCTTGTGAAATGTGTGTGATCCTTTTGCCTCTCCCTGGATTAATGGGCCTGCATGCTGTTATCTTTACTCAGATGGCTCCTCTAACCATGTTTACAACTATCAACCATGTGACCATCCACGGCAGCCTTGTGACAGCTCGTGCCCTTGTGTGATAGCACAAAATTTTTGTGAAAAGTTTTGTCAGTGTAGTTCAGAGTGTAAGTATTTGTGGCTTTGGCGCAATTGCATGAGAACTAAGGCGATCTTTGGCCAGCATTTAAATCAAACTGCAGAGCCGGGGAATGCTCCCCTGTTGCCTTAGGAGAGGGCATGTTGAGTGTCGTAACCGGCCCTCTCCTGGTACCCAGTCATTCTGCTGGGTagcatgagtgtgtgtgagtgtgcatgtgtgtttgtgggtgtgtgtgcacaggacAGACAAAATTGCATGAAAGGAACTGAATGTTTTGTCTCTGATCACTGATGTCAAGCCATCCTACACTTGGCACAGGATGTAAGGGGCATGAATCTGTTAGCTACAGGGTAATTgtgaggcagcagagatggtcaGAGTTAGGATTTAGTCTTTAGAATAAAAGAATATGCATAGGGTAATAATGTTTATATTTGTTCAATGAAGCTGCACACAAACCTTGCCTATTAAGGAAATGATTGGAATGGTTATGGACCATGGATGTCTTGTAGTCTAAACCCTTCTTTCATACCTATTTTATAAATCATAGACCCTGAAACAGTAAACcatttaacaaatgaaaaacagaaacacaagaacTCAGTGGTGTTCTTTTTCAGTCCGGACTGCTTTTTCTTTGCTGTTAACTTCAGTTTCTTCAGCTGTGCAATGGGATGGATAATCAGGTGTTGTGAGGGTTCAATGTGAGTTGGGTGCCCAGCCCAGTGCGCTTACCTGCCTTTCTGCACATTTTTGCATGTGAtgatgaggatgatgatgatgaacaTCTCTCTGAAGGTCAAAACCGCTTTCCTGGATGCCGTTGCAAAGCACAGTGCAATACCAAGCAGTGCCCGTGCTATCTGGCTGTCCGAGAGTGTGACCCTGACCTCTGTCTGACCTGTGGAGCTGCTGACCACTGGGACAGTAAAAATGTGTCCTGCAAGAACTGTAGCATTCAGCGGGGTTCCAAAAAGGTAACTAGCGTTCACTCTGGGGTCTTCCTGATGAACTGTTGCACGTCGGCCTGCTCAGCCGCGGAGCGAGGGGCGGAACAGCCAAGTGATTGTTAGTCTCCTTAGTGAAAATAAGTCCTGGGTGATTTCTGTCAAGCTTGAGAACTCATTCTTACCAAATAGGCTTCTGGGGGCTGGCACCTAGGAAGGCTAAGCCAGCtgcagcagtgctggcatcccaagttgggggtcacttccagcccagctccctgctcatggcttgggcAATAGCAAAAGGTGGCTCAGATGTTTAGGCCCGGCGTGTGAGACCCTGAAGGAATGTGTACATCCTGGGCTTGGCCTGGCTCGGCGCTGGCTGTCaacggccgcctggggagtgaagcagtgagtgAAGGCTGcttctcccctcttccctttTCTATCTGTTTCAAACAGataagtaacatttaaaaaaaatagtattttaaatatttgaagccTTTGAATTGCACGTGGGTAATTCTAATCATAGCAAAGTAAATATTGAGCAGATATTGTGCAGTACTGGGAAAATTCAGTCTTTTTAGGATAGAtgatgtttttttccctttggttgtTTTTTTAGTAATAataactgactttttaaaaagatttatttacttacaggCAGTTTTACAGGGagaacagacagaaatatcttgcatttgctggctcatttctgcagatggttgcagtggctggagctgagccaatccgaagccagcagcttcatctgggtctccaatgtggaggaGCCCAAGGGCCCAGGCCACCTTCCtcagttgcttttcccaggccacaagcagggagttgaatgggaagtgaaggagccaggttaaactggagctcatataggatgccgttacctgcaggtggaggattaacctgttaagcCACAGCACTGAAATTTTTTAACCATGTAGTATGTTACAGGCACTGTTCCAAGTGCTTTGTGTATGAACCCATTAATCCGATAACTCTGGATTAGGAATATCCATTAATTCCCTTTGTAGATAAGAAAGCCCaagtggca from Ochotona princeps isolate mOchPri1 chromosome 25, mOchPri1.hap1, whole genome shotgun sequence encodes:
- the EZH2 gene encoding histone-lysine N-methyltransferase EZH2 isoform X9, with product MGQTGKKCDKGPVCWRKRVKSEYMRLRQLKRFRRADEVKSMFSSNRQKILERTEILNQEWKQRRIQPVHIMTSVSSLRGTRECSVSSDLDFPTQVIPLKTLNAVASVPIMYSWSPLQQNFMVEDETVLHNIPYMGDEVLDQDGTFIEELIKNYDGKVHGDRECGFINDEIFVELVNALGQYNDDDDDDDGDDPDEREEKQKDLEDHRDDKESHPPRKFPSDKIFEAISSMFPDKGTAEELKEKYKELTEQQLPGALPPECTPNIDGPHAKSVQREQSLHSFHTLFCRRCFKYDCFLHRKCNYSFHATPNTYKRKNTETALDNKPCGPQCYQHLEGAKEFAAALTAERIKTPPKRPGGRRRGRLPNNSSRPSTPTINVLESKDTDSDREAGTETGGENNDKEEEEKKDETSSSSEANSRCQTPIKMKPNIEPPENVEWSGAEASMFRVLIGTYYDNFCAIARLIGTKTCRQVYEFRVKESSVIAPVPAEDVDTPPRKKKRKHRLWAAHCRKIQLKKGQNRFPGCRCKAQCNTKQCPCYLAVRECDPDLCLTCGAADHWDSKNVSCKNCSIQRGSKKHLLLAPSDVAGWGIFIKDPVQKNEFISEYCGEIISQDEADRRGKVYDKYMCSFLFNLNNDFVVDATRKGNKIRFANHSVNPNCYAKVMMVNGDHRIGIFAKRAIQTGEELFFDYRYSQADALKYVGIEREMEIP
- the EZH2 gene encoding histone-lysine N-methyltransferase EZH2 isoform X4; amino-acid sequence: MGQTGKKCDKGPVCWRKRVKSEYMRLRQLKRFRRADEVKSMFSSNRQKILERTEILNQEWKQRRIQPVHIMTSVSSLRGTRECSVSSDLDFPTQVIPLKTLNAVASVPIMYSWSPLQQNFMVEDETVLHNIPYMGDEVLDQDGTFIEELIKNYDGKVHGDRECGFINDEIFVELVNALGQYNDDDDDDDGDDPDEREEKQKDLEDHRDDKESHPPRKFPSDKIFEAISSMFPDKGTAEELKEKYKELTEQQLPGALPPECTPNIDGPHAKSVQREQSLHSFHTLFCRRCFKYDCFLHPFHATPNTYKRKNTETALDNKPCGPQCYQHLEGAKEFAAALTAERIKTPPKRPGGRRRGRLPNNSSRPSTPTINVLESKDTDSDREAGTETGGENNDKEEEEKKDETSSSSEANSRCQTPIKMKPNIEPPENVEWSGAEASMFRVLIGTYYDNFCAIARLIGTKTCRQVYEFRVKESSVIAPVPAEDVDTPPRKKKRKHRLWAAHCRKIQLKKDGSSNHVYNYQPCDHPRQPCDSSCPCVIAQNFCEKFCQCSSECQNRFPGCRCKAQCNTKQCPCYLAVRECDPDLCLTCGAADHWDSKNVSCKNCSIQRGSKKHLLLAPSDVAGWGIFIKDPVQKNEFISEYCGEIISQDEADRRGKVYDKYMCSFLFNLNNDFVVDATRKGNKIRFANHSVNPNCYAKVMMVNGDHRIGIFAKRAIQTGEELFFDYRYSQADALKYVGIEREMEIP
- the EZH2 gene encoding histone-lysine N-methyltransferase EZH2 isoform X11, encoding MGQTGKKCDKGPVCWRKRVKSEYMRLRQLKRFRRADEVKSMFSSNRQKILERTEILNQEWKQRRIQPVHIMTSCSVSSDLDFPTQVIPLKTLNAVASVPIMYSWSPLQQNFMVEDETVLHNIPYMGDEVLDQDGTFIEELIKNYDGKVHGDRECGFINDEIFVELVNALGQYNDDDDDDDGDDPDEREEKQKDLEDHRDDKESHPPRKFPSDKIFEAISSMFPDKGTAEELKEKYKELTEQQLPGALPPECTPNIDGPHAKSVQREQSLHSFHTLFCRRCFKYDCFLHRKCNYSFHATPNTYKRKNTETALDNKPCGPQCYQHLEGAKEFAAALTAERIKTPPKRPGGRRRGRLPNNSSRPSTPTINVLESKDTDSDREAGTETGGENNDKEEEEKKDETSSSSEANSRCQTPIKMKPNIEPPENVEWSGAEASMFRVLIGTYYDNFCAIARLIGTKTCRQVYEFRVKESSVIAPVPAEDVDTPPRKKKRKHRLWAAHCRKIQLKKGQNRFPGCRCKAQCNTKQCPCYLAVRECDPDLCLTCGAADHWDSKNVSCKNCSIQRGSKKHLLLAPSDVAGWGIFIKDPVQKNEFISEYCGEIISQDEADRRGKVYDKYMCSFLFNLNNDFVVDATRKGNKIRFANHSVNPNCYAKVMMVNGDHRIGIFAKRAIQTGEELFFDYRYSQADALKYVGIEREMEIP